One Malus sylvestris chromosome 14, drMalSylv7.2, whole genome shotgun sequence DNA segment encodes these proteins:
- the LOC126600884 gene encoding 40S ribosomal protein S5, with the protein MAADAVALPVAEPTLAHYDVKLFNKWSFDDVQVSDISLADYIGVAPSKHATYVPHTAGRYSVKRFRKAQCPIVERLTNSLMMHGRNNGKKLMAVRIVRHAMEIIHLLTDLNPIQVIVDAVVNSGPREDATRIGSAGVVRRQAVDISPLRRVNQAIYLLTTGARESAFRNVKTIAECLADELINAAKGSSNSYAIKKKDEIERVAKANR; encoded by the exons ATGGCTGCTGATGCTGTAGCTCTTCCTGTAGCCGAACCAACGCTGGCTCACTATGACGTGAAGCTGTTCAACAAGTGGAGCTTTGATGATGTCCAG GTCAGTGACATTTCACTGGCGGATTACATTGGAGTTGCACCTTCCAAGCATGCAACTTATGTACCTCACACTGCTGGGAGATACTCGGTCAAACGATTCAGGAAAGCTCAGTGCCCTATTGTGGAGAGGCTTACAAACTCACTCATGATGCACGGCAGAAACAATGGAAAGAAACTCATGGCTGTCAGGATTGTTAGGCACGCGATGGAAATTATCCATTTGCTAACTGATCTGAACCCAATCCAAGTTATTGTTGATGCTGTCGTTAACAG TGGTCCACGTGAAGATGCAACTCGTATTGGATCTGCTGGAGTTGTTAGGCGTCAGGCTGTGGATATCTCACCTTTGAGGCGTGTGAATCAGGCTATCTATCTCCTCACCACCGGTGCTCGTGAATCTGCTTTCAGGAACGTCAAAACTATTGCCGAGTGTTTGGCTGATGAACTTATTAATGCTGCCAAGGGTTCATCTAACAG TTATGCAATCAAGAAGAAGGATGAGATCGAAAGAGTTGCCAAGGCCAACCGTTAA